One region of Myxocyprinus asiaticus isolate MX2 ecotype Aquarium Trade chromosome 38, UBuf_Myxa_2, whole genome shotgun sequence genomic DNA includes:
- the LOC127428555 gene encoding LOW QUALITY PROTEIN: olfactory receptor 52E8-like (The sequence of the model RefSeq protein was modified relative to this genomic sequence to represent the inferred CDS: inserted 2 bases in 1 codon; substituted 1 base at 1 genomic stop codon), whose amino-acid sequence MVNITYFATYTLMEPKNSKSYRYIYIXFKCFLXFPVFILFDIWLSVVIVLERSLHEPMYIFLCNLCLNDRHVAICRHVAICRPLDYHSKLKKISCGIFLGLCWIVPVLTMFFAILLSNRLSVCKYHIDKLYCDNMSMLKLSCESTFFIALYLGLVIVIFVSYIKLIIACKASLECRRKFWQTCVPHIISLINFTVAGVFDALYKRYGLNGIQVNLQNFLALEMIIVPPLFNPVIYGLKVKEVRKIIANTNMHISNHKSTVCHNYRLFSKSIVT is encoded by the exons atggTTAATATAACTTATTTTGCAACCTACACCCTAATGGAACCAAAAAACTCTAAatcatatagatatatatatatatagtttaaatgcttttt tttccctgtttttatattgtttgacATTTGGCTCAGTGTGGTCATTGTATTGGAGAGATCCCTTCATGAACCAATGTACATTTTTCTGTGCAATCTGTGTTTAAATGACAGACATGTGGCTATATGTAGACATGTGGCTATATGTAGACCTTTAGACTATCACTCAAAGCTGAAAAAAATTTCATGTGGCATTTTTCTTGGCTTATGTTGGATTGTACCAGTTCTTACTATGTTCTTTGCCATTCTCTTGTCAAATAGGTTGTCAGTATGTAAATATCATATTGATAAATTGTATTGTGACAACATGTCCATGTTAAAGCTCTCATGTGAATCAactttttttattgcattatatttAGGCCTTGTGATTGTAATTTTTGTGTCCTATATAAAACTTATAATTGCATGTAAAGCATCATTAGAGTGCAGAAGGAAATTTTGGCAGACCTGTGTGCCTCATATAATTTCTTTGATAAATTTCACTGTTGCAGGAGTTTTTGATGCCTTGTACAAAAGATATGGATTGAATGGCATCCAAGTGAACCTGCAGAATTTTTTGGCTTTAGAGATGATTATAGTGCCACCTCTTTTCAATCCTGTAATTTATGGCTTAAAAGTCAAAGAGGTTCGCAAAATAATAGCCAATACAAACATGCATATCTCAAATCATAAATCTACAGTATGTCATAACTACAGGCTGTTTTCTAAAAGCattgtaacttaa